One Leptospira wolbachii serovar Codice str. CDC genomic region harbors:
- a CDS encoding TatD family hydrolase codes for MGYSTIDTHCHLDIIREQGQEIEETLAKSRNAGVDRMVQIGIDLPSSKEAVRISEAHSTEGLEIFYSIGCHPTETHEFPNADQILDLAKSRMHDPKFSAIGEIGVDLYHDASTRSAQNEVLRKFLQFSSDHKLPVVIHSRDAFADTYEALKEFKTKAFGVIHCFTYDYEAAKQFVDLGYYVSFSGIVTFKSAIDIQEAARKIPLETILIETDAPFLSPMPHRGKRNDSSHLPFVLEKMFSLRTETNTEVSDRIYQNSIKFTERKAYHHA; via the coding sequence ATGGGATATTCAACCATCGACACACACTGCCACCTAGACATAATTCGAGAACAGGGCCAAGAGATTGAAGAAACGCTGGCGAAATCCCGAAATGCTGGAGTAGACCGAATGGTGCAAATCGGGATTGATTTACCTAGTTCTAAAGAAGCTGTTCGTATTTCAGAAGCTCATAGTACTGAGGGCTTAGAGATATTTTATTCGATCGGTTGCCATCCTACAGAGACTCATGAATTTCCTAATGCGGACCAAATTTTAGATTTAGCAAAATCCCGAATGCATGATCCGAAATTTTCTGCCATTGGAGAGATTGGTGTCGATTTATATCATGATGCGAGTACAAGATCAGCCCAGAATGAAGTGCTGCGAAAGTTTTTACAGTTTTCTTCTGATCATAAATTGCCTGTGGTGATTCATTCACGTGATGCTTTTGCAGATACGTATGAAGCATTGAAAGAATTCAAAACAAAAGCATTTGGTGTGATCCATTGTTTTACTTATGATTATGAAGCTGCCAAACAGTTTGTTGATTTAGGTTATTATGTTTCGTTTTCTGGGATTGTTACTTTTAAGTCCGCCATTGATATCCAAGAAGCAGCACGTAAAATTCCATTGGAAACCATTCTTATCGAAACAGATGCACCTTTTCTATCGCCTATGCCACATAGAGGCAAGCGAAATGATTCCTCGCATCTACCTTTTGTGTTAGAAAAAATGTTTTCATTACGAACAGAAACCAATACTGAAGTCTCAGATCGCATTTATCAAAATTCCATAAAATTTACAGAAAGAAAGGCCTATCACCATGCTTGA
- a CDS encoding OmpA family protein — translation MPYSFLTRFPSAIRFRFQCKESLSRTLEFGYWVYALFIKLHINGSYANNIYFPVRGFVNCITLIRKLLWQSLQHRAASLSHIVYCALLLFSFFWILFLPNPIYSQTVETEPSLVVAPIQGPINTEFQEFGPTMTPDAKTLYFYSKRSSKGFTEIFKSERKKDGTWDFPEEVDVLNSPYDDQSPFITRDGKTLLLSSNRDGSVEVTLPDGKVGISRDLYVSNWNGKSWGSPVALPSSINTEEIEENPHLLGDTLLFTRYPFGKPNLAKVYFSQYKNNSWSIPKLLPSPINDNYATIAAAFNDDGSILFFSSNRPGGYGGFDLYMAKVDKDSFKEIENLGAPINSADDEAYIVFQQVKKTFLFCRRVEGRSFDLFTASIPKQESLVQKKLEETKKISLDSVYFERASSVLKPESSGPLDAIVDYLHENSAKKMKIIGHTDLTGTLEDNMVLSKERADSVKQYLVSKGVDPTRLSTEGKGPTQPMVQGTDEASSKKNRRTEFVLIDP, via the coding sequence ATGCCCTATTCCTTTCTTACTCGTTTTCCCTCAGCAATTCGATTTAGATTCCAATGCAAAGAATCGCTCTCCAGAACACTAGAATTTGGCTATTGGGTTTATGCGTTATTCATAAAATTACATATAAATGGCAGTTATGCGAATAACATCTATTTCCCGGTGCGTGGGTTTGTTAACTGCATTACGTTGATTCGTAAATTGCTATGGCAGTCTCTTCAGCATAGGGCTGCATCTTTATCGCATATCGTTTATTGTGCACTTCTTCTATTTTCTTTCTTTTGGATTCTCTTTCTTCCTAATCCCATCTATAGCCAAACAGTTGAAACGGAACCAAGTTTAGTAGTCGCTCCGATCCAAGGGCCGATCAATACAGAGTTTCAGGAATTTGGACCCACGATGACTCCAGATGCTAAGACTTTGTATTTTTATTCTAAACGTTCGAGTAAAGGTTTTACTGAAATTTTTAAATCGGAACGTAAAAAAGATGGAACTTGGGATTTTCCTGAAGAGGTTGATGTTTTAAATTCACCATACGATGACCAAAGTCCGTTTATCACAAGAGATGGAAAAACACTATTACTATCATCTAACAGAGACGGATCTGTAGAAGTAACACTACCTGATGGAAAGGTTGGAATTTCTAGAGATTTGTATGTTTCCAATTGGAACGGAAAGTCATGGGGAAGTCCAGTTGCTTTGCCGAGTTCTATCAATACAGAGGAAATTGAAGAAAATCCCCACCTACTGGGAGACACTTTACTTTTTACTAGATACCCTTTTGGGAAACCAAATCTTGCTAAAGTCTATTTTAGCCAATATAAGAATAACAGTTGGTCGATTCCAAAACTACTCCCTTCTCCCATTAATGATAATTATGCGACGATTGCGGCAGCATTTAATGATGATGGAAGTATTCTTTTTTTCTCATCCAATAGACCTGGCGGGTATGGTGGTTTTGATTTGTACATGGCAAAAGTTGATAAAGATTCATTCAAGGAAATTGAGAATTTAGGTGCTCCAATCAATTCAGCCGACGATGAGGCCTACATTGTTTTCCAACAGGTTAAAAAAACCTTCTTATTCTGTCGAAGGGTTGAGGGTAGATCCTTTGATCTATTTACAGCTTCCATTCCAAAACAAGAAAGTTTGGTTCAAAAGAAATTAGAGGAAACCAAAAAAATCTCTTTAGATTCAGTATACTTTGAACGTGCTTCCTCAGTGTTAAAACCCGAATCCTCTGGGCCTTTAGATGCAATCGTTGACTACTTACATGAAAATTCTGCAAAGAAAATGAAAATCATAGGTCATACTGATTTAACAGGTACGTTAGAAGATAATATGGTTCTCTCAAAAGAAAGGGCAGATTCCGTTAAACAGTATTTAGTCTCTAAGGGAGTGGATCCAACTCGCCTATCGACAGAGGGAAAGGGTCCAACACAACCGATGGTGCAAGGAACAGATGAAGCTTCGTCTAAAAAAAATCGAAGAACAGAATTTGTACTGATCGATCCTTAA
- the serS gene encoding serine--tRNA ligase, whose translation MLDINRIVQNPEELLSTLQKRGVASADIEAKIKSVSEKQRKLKLEVEDLRAERNRVSKEIGIQKSQGKDITEISASMKGVGDQIKAIEEELTKEEESLHDLNLGLPNLLDPSVPEGKSEADNVLVREWGEVPKLSFEAKTHFDIGEKLGIFDFERGVKLSGARFYTYRGLGAKLERALMNLMLDTHTSENGYEEMWVPVLVNDESMTATGQLPKFAEDFYRLEKDGLNLIPTAEVPLTNYYRDEIISEKELPISVCAHTPCFRREAGSYGRDTRGLVRVHQFQKVELVKFVEPETSQTEHEKMLQDAESILQKLKLPYRVMLLCSRDMSSASAKTYDIEVWMPGLGRFMEISSVSNFKDYQARRGKIRYKSKEGKNLLVHTLNGSGLAIGRTLAAVIENYQSEDGSFQIPDVLKPYIR comes from the coding sequence ATGCTTGATATCAACCGTATCGTCCAAAACCCAGAAGAATTACTTTCCACCTTACAAAAGCGAGGTGTTGCCTCTGCTGACATTGAAGCTAAAATCAAATCTGTTTCTGAAAAACAACGTAAGTTAAAATTGGAAGTGGAGGACCTTCGTGCAGAACGAAACCGAGTTTCAAAAGAAATTGGAATCCAAAAATCACAAGGCAAAGACATCACTGAGATTTCTGCATCCATGAAAGGTGTGGGAGATCAAATCAAAGCCATTGAAGAAGAACTCACGAAAGAAGAAGAATCATTACATGATCTCAATTTAGGACTTCCTAATTTACTCGATCCATCTGTTCCCGAAGGAAAATCAGAAGCGGACAATGTCCTAGTGCGTGAGTGGGGCGAGGTTCCGAAATTATCCTTCGAGGCAAAAACCCATTTTGATATTGGGGAAAAATTAGGAATCTTTGATTTTGAAAGGGGAGTGAAACTTTCTGGTGCAAGATTCTACACTTATCGCGGCCTTGGTGCTAAACTAGAAAGAGCTCTCATGAATCTAATGCTTGATACTCATACAAGCGAAAATGGTTATGAAGAGATGTGGGTTCCAGTCCTTGTGAACGATGAGTCCATGACGGCCACAGGCCAGTTACCTAAATTTGCAGAAGATTTTTACAGGTTAGAAAAAGACGGACTCAACTTGATTCCAACAGCGGAAGTGCCACTTACCAATTACTACCGTGATGAAATTATTTCTGAAAAAGAGTTACCGATCTCTGTATGCGCTCACACTCCTTGTTTTCGCAGGGAAGCGGGTTCTTACGGGCGTGATACAAGGGGCCTTGTCCGTGTGCACCAATTCCAAAAAGTGGAACTAGTAAAGTTTGTAGAACCGGAAACTTCGCAAACGGAACACGAAAAAATGCTCCAAGATGCGGAATCCATTTTGCAAAAGCTAAAACTTCCGTACCGGGTGATGTTACTTTGCAGTAGAGATATGTCCAGTGCTTCCGCCAAAACCTACGATATTGAAGTTTGGATGCCAGGACTTGGTCGATTTATGGAAATTTCCTCTGTTTCTAACTTCAAAGACTATCAAGCAAGACGAGGAAAAATTCGATACAAGTCAAAGGAAGGAAAAAACCTGCTCGTCCATACTCTGAACGGTTCCGGTCTTGCGATCGGTCGAACACTCGCTGCAGTGATCGAAAATTACCAATCGGAAGATGGATCCTTCCAAATTCCGGATGTACTAAAACCTTACATTCGCTAA
- a CDS encoding substrate-binding periplasmic protein, which translates to MLPLLRIHFFELVSFLIFFLSVSLSGESSQVLEKIKKTKTLTVSVNEFYDPFYIENPNPNFPGLDVELAQEYAKFLDVDLKIIPLRTFDQHARMLEKGDTQIAMAGLSSSINRFRDVYFTDPYLISTPAALVNRTALPEPEGQIVTVQLFRNLNDLTNITGISYSVLANSSNHFFLREAFPKAQIFSYFTNEAALNELKKNNVNAFVADSFYIQALLQKDSSLRANYLPILGVVQEDHISMATAKRDVEFLYNLNFFIKELKRTGKIQVLINKYFKSNQWVKKE; encoded by the coding sequence ATGTTGCCTCTTCTCAGGATCCATTTTTTTGAGTTAGTATCCTTTTTGATTTTTTTTCTGTCTGTTTCCCTTTCTGGAGAATCGAGTCAGGTTTTAGAGAAAATTAAAAAAACAAAAACTCTCACAGTTTCCGTAAATGAATTTTATGATCCCTTCTATATAGAAAATCCAAATCCTAATTTTCCCGGTTTGGATGTAGAGTTAGCACAAGAATATGCAAAATTTCTGGATGTGGATCTAAAAATCATTCCACTTCGTACTTTCGATCAACATGCAAGGATGTTAGAGAAAGGTGACACCCAAATTGCAATGGCAGGACTTTCTTCTTCCATCAATCGGTTTAGAGATGTTTATTTTACTGATCCCTATTTGATTTCAACACCCGCAGCCCTAGTAAATCGCACGGCACTCCCAGAACCTGAAGGACAAATTGTAACCGTACAATTGTTTCGCAACTTAAATGATCTAACAAACATTACGGGTATTTCTTATTCGGTGCTTGCCAATAGCTCCAATCATTTTTTTCTAAGAGAGGCTTTTCCTAAGGCGCAGATTTTCTCATATTTTACAAATGAAGCTGCCTTAAATGAATTAAAGAAAAACAATGTAAATGCATTCGTTGCAGATTCATTTTATATTCAAGCTTTGTTGCAAAAAGATTCTTCTTTGCGAGCCAACTATTTACCAATTTTGGGTGTGGTGCAAGAAGATCATATTAGTATGGCGACTGCCAAACGAGATGTCGAATTTCTATATAATCTAAATTTCTTCATCAAAGAGCTGAAGCGAACCGGTAAAATTCAAGTGCTAATTAATAAATATTTTAAATCTAACCAATGGGTGAAAAAAGAATAA